One Setaria viridis chromosome 5, Setaria_viridis_v4.0, whole genome shotgun sequence genomic region harbors:
- the LOC117854529 gene encoding MADS-box transcription factor 32 translates to MGRGRSEIKRIENPTQRQSTFYKRRDGLFKKARELSVLCDVDLLLLLFSTSGKLYHYLSPTVPSVKDLVERYEAATHTKVWTDIRQERRAELEKVEQMCELMEKELRFMTVDDGEKYTVPSLELLEHNLEAAMHKVRSEKDRKIGGEITYLENIIRGRQEERYGLCDKLAHSQALNNEEGGSTSLSNGLELKLGFN, encoded by the exons ATGGGGAGGGGCCGCAGCGAGATCAAGCGGATCGAGAACCCCACGCAGCGGCAGTCCACCTTCTACAAGCGCAGGGACGGGCTGTTCAAGAAGGCCAGGGAGCTCTCCGTCCTCTGCGACGTCGACCTGCTGCTTCTCCTCTTCTCCACCTCCGGCAAGCTCTACCACTACCTCTCGCCCACCGTGCCCTC CGTTAAGGATCTGGTCGAGAGGTACGAGGCCGCGACGCACACCAAGGTTTGGACAGACATCCGCCAG GAGCGTCGCGCGGAGCTGGAGAAGGTGGAGCAGATGTGCGAGCTCATGGAGAAGGAGCTGCGGTTCATGACGGTGGACGACGGGGAGAAGTACACGGTGCCGTCGCTGGAGCTGCTGGAGCACAACCTCGAGGCTGCCATGCACAAGGTGCGCTCCGAGAAGGACCGCAAGATCGGGGGCGAGATCACCTACCTCGAGAACATC ATCAGGGGGCGGCAGGAGGAGCGCTACGGATTGTGCGACAAG CTTGCTCATTCTCAGGCCCTGAACAACGAGGAAGGAGGGTCGACCTCGCTAAGCAACGGCCTGGAACTCAAGCTGG ggttcaACTAG